One segment of Phaeacidiphilus oryzae TH49 DNA contains the following:
- a CDS encoding sirohydrochlorin chelatase, which yields MTSPGTTTDPALLLVGHGTRDEAGAAAFREFVAELAGHLPAGTPVGGGFIELSPPPLADAVSALVEQGARRFAAVPLVLVSAGHAKGDIPAALTREKLRHPGTEYTYGRPLGPHPHLLTVLERRLDEVLDPADRADTTVLLVGRGSTDPDANAEVVKVARLLWEGRGLAGVETSFISLAAPDVPAGLERCARLGARRIVVLPYFLFTGILPDRVVEQSRAWADAHPEVDVRNAGVLGATPELAELVLERYRETIAGDLRMNCDTCVYRIAMPGFEDRVGLPQQPHHHPDDPGHHHGHDGHHHGHGDHHTHDDHPSHAH from the coding sequence ATGACATCTCCCGGCACCACCACCGACCCCGCCCTCCTCCTCGTCGGCCACGGCACCCGGGACGAGGCCGGCGCGGCCGCCTTCCGCGAGTTCGTGGCCGAGCTCGCCGGCCATCTGCCGGCCGGCACTCCGGTCGGCGGCGGCTTCATCGAGCTCTCCCCGCCGCCGCTGGCGGACGCCGTCTCCGCGCTGGTCGAGCAGGGCGCCCGGCGGTTCGCGGCCGTGCCGCTGGTACTGGTCTCGGCGGGGCACGCCAAGGGCGACATCCCGGCCGCCCTCACCCGGGAGAAGCTCCGGCACCCCGGCACCGAGTACACCTACGGCCGCCCCCTCGGCCCCCACCCCCACCTGCTGACCGTCCTGGAACGCCGCCTCGACGAGGTGCTCGACCCGGCCGACCGCGCCGACACCACCGTCCTCCTGGTCGGGCGGGGCTCGACCGACCCCGACGCCAACGCCGAGGTGGTGAAGGTCGCCCGGCTCCTCTGGGAGGGACGGGGGCTGGCCGGCGTCGAGACCTCCTTCATCTCCCTCGCCGCCCCGGACGTGCCGGCCGGCCTGGAGCGCTGCGCCCGCCTGGGCGCCCGGCGGATCGTGGTCCTCCCCTACTTCCTCTTCACCGGCATCCTGCCGGACCGCGTGGTCGAGCAGTCCCGCGCCTGGGCGGACGCCCATCCGGAGGTCGACGTCCGCAACGCCGGCGTCCTGGGCGCCACCCCCGAGCTGGCCGAGCTCGTCCTGGAGCGTTACCGCGAGACCATCGCCGGCGACCTGCGGATGAACTGCGACACCTGCGTCTACCGGATCGCCATGCCGGGCTTCGAGGACCGCGTAGGCCTTCCCCAGCAGCCCCACCACCACCCCGACGACCCCGGCCACCATCACGGCCACGACGGTCACCACCACGGCCACGGCGACCACCACACCCATGACGACCACCCCTCCCATGCCCACTGA
- the cobC gene encoding Rv2231c family pyridoxal phosphate-dependent protein CobC — protein MPTDHDLRHHGDAETAPGLVDLAVNVRTGTPPQWLRETLAASLADLAAYPDGTAARAAVAAHHDRPSAEVLLTAGAAEAFVLLARALTPRHPLIVHPQFTEPEAALRDAGHKPDRLVLRPEDGFRLTPEAIASVPDSADLVVIGNPTNPTSVLHPAEAVARLARPGRTLIVDEAFADTVPGEPESLATRRDIPGLVVLRSLTKTWGLAGLRIGYLLAEADTVARLSLAQPLWPVSTPALTAAIACVSPRAVAEANHAALTIQADREYLRSALARFPGIRVHGEPRASFLLLEVADGAALREALREAGFATRRADTFPGLDENWLRIAVRPPETTNAFVHALTMLLRT, from the coding sequence ATGCCCACTGACCACGACCTCCGCCACCACGGCGACGCCGAGACCGCCCCCGGACTGGTCGACCTCGCGGTCAACGTCCGCACCGGCACTCCCCCGCAGTGGCTGCGCGAGACCCTCGCCGCCTCCCTCGCCGACCTGGCCGCGTACCCGGACGGGACGGCGGCCCGGGCCGCCGTCGCGGCCCACCACGACCGCCCGTCGGCCGAGGTTCTGCTGACGGCCGGCGCGGCGGAGGCGTTCGTCCTCCTCGCCCGCGCGCTGACACCCCGTCACCCCCTGATCGTCCACCCCCAGTTCACCGAGCCCGAAGCCGCTCTCCGGGACGCCGGACACAAGCCGGACCGGCTGGTCCTCCGCCCCGAGGACGGCTTCCGGCTCACCCCCGAGGCGATCGCCTCCGTGCCGGACTCCGCCGACCTCGTGGTCATCGGCAACCCGACCAACCCCACCTCCGTCCTCCACCCCGCCGAGGCGGTGGCCCGACTCGCCCGGCCCGGGCGGACCCTGATCGTCGACGAGGCCTTCGCCGACACCGTCCCCGGCGAGCCGGAGTCACTGGCCACCCGCCGCGACATCCCCGGCCTGGTCGTCCTGCGCAGCCTGACCAAGACCTGGGGCCTGGCCGGCCTCCGGATCGGCTACCTCCTGGCCGAGGCCGACACCGTCGCCCGCCTCTCCCTGGCCCAGCCGCTGTGGCCGGTCTCGACCCCGGCGCTGACCGCCGCGATCGCCTGCGTCTCCCCCCGAGCCGTGGCAGAAGCCAATCACGCGGCACTGACAATCCAGGCGGACCGCGAATACCTCCGCTCCGCCCTCGCCCGCTTCCCCGGGATCCGCGTCCACGGCGAGCCCCGGGCCTCCTTCCTCCTCCTGGAGGTCGCCGACGGCGCCGCACTCCGCGAAGCCCTCCGGGAGGCCGGCTTCGCCACCCGCCGGGCCGACACCTTCCCCGGCCTAGACGAGAACTGGCTCCGCATAGCGGTCCGCCCGCCCGAGACCACGAACGCCTTCGTCCACGCCCTGACCATGCTCCTCCGCACCTGA
- a CDS encoding polysaccharide lyase 8 family protein — protein sequence MRAPLPLNRRRFLTTGAAATAGTAFLGGLSSTPAAASPATATTAAPAAATTDQFDQLRTTWSDILTGGPAVDPTDPDFAAAIQQVDATAAAAVAAYDDSSAPTSVYTDLPFTQIENATATYTRLLQTAIAWATPGSHYHQDQSTADRLVSALRLIGTAYFHGDQTEVGNWYHWEIGSPQPLVNTLAILGDQVPAADLASHLATVAYFDPDPTVQQGRTTTTGANRSDKCQITILRGILAKDASLVTLGRDKLSDIFPYVTEGDGYYRDGGYFQHTNIPYNGHYAYVLLNDLSQLARLLTGSDFAITDPQFATTILSSIDLTYAPFMRDGLVMDVARGRFLSRQGETDHDAGHAITEAVLGLIPLGAREQQKRWKSLAKAWITGETYAPILRSATPARVALVKTVLDDPLVSPAPATADHRQLPSIARAVHTRPEWSWTVGLSGRKIARFEAINGENQRGWHTGDGATYLYDADNGHYTDAYWPTVDCRRLPGTTVDSLPLATSAGAQTLPPTAFAGGAALDAALGGYGALGLDLVPYGSPMRARKSWFCLDDCVVALGAGITGGSGHPIETIVENRNLGESGANRLTVDGRPQPTAPGWSAEFTGARWAHLDGVAGYVFPGPRGADLRALREARTGAWSDIDDGPSTGGTTTPYTRRYATLWFDHGTAPDNASYAYLVLPGAGVAKTLATAVANPVEILAATASQQAIRVRSLGLTAVVFFAAGSAAGITVSAPCTVLTRTVRGRTVLAAADATLSLTSLTVTVGRRRPLTVDLTQGLPGATHQLQLTD from the coding sequence ATGCGCGCCCCACTCCCACTCAATAGACGCCGCTTCCTCACCACCGGCGCCGCCGCCACGGCCGGCACCGCGTTCCTCGGCGGACTGAGCAGCACCCCAGCCGCCGCGTCGCCGGCAACCGCCACCACTGCCGCCCCTGCCGCCGCCACCACCGACCAGTTCGACCAACTCCGCACCACCTGGTCGGACATCCTCACCGGCGGCCCCGCCGTGGACCCCACCGATCCCGACTTCGCCGCAGCGATCCAGCAGGTGGACGCCACCGCCGCAGCCGCCGTCGCCGCCTACGACGACTCCTCCGCCCCCACCTCCGTCTACACCGACCTCCCCTTCACCCAGATCGAGAACGCCACCGCCACCTACACCCGGCTCCTCCAGACCGCGATCGCCTGGGCCACCCCCGGCTCGCACTACCACCAGGACCAGTCCACCGCCGACCGCCTGGTCAGCGCCCTCCGCCTGATCGGCACCGCCTACTTCCACGGCGACCAGACCGAGGTCGGCAACTGGTACCACTGGGAGATCGGCTCACCCCAGCCCCTGGTCAACACCCTGGCGATCCTCGGCGACCAGGTCCCGGCCGCCGACCTGGCGAGCCACCTCGCCACCGTCGCCTACTTCGACCCGGACCCCACCGTCCAGCAGGGCAGGACCACCACCACCGGCGCCAACCGCTCCGACAAGTGCCAGATCACGATCCTCCGCGGCATCCTCGCCAAGGACGCCTCGCTGGTCACCCTCGGCCGGGACAAGCTCTCCGACATCTTCCCGTACGTCACCGAGGGCGACGGCTACTACCGGGACGGCGGCTACTTCCAGCACACGAACATCCCCTACAACGGCCACTACGCCTACGTCCTGCTCAACGACCTCAGCCAGCTGGCCCGCCTGCTCACCGGCTCGGACTTCGCCATCACCGACCCGCAGTTCGCGACCACGATCCTGTCCTCCATCGACCTCACCTACGCGCCCTTCATGCGCGACGGCCTGGTGATGGACGTGGCCCGCGGCCGCTTCCTGTCCCGTCAGGGCGAGACCGACCACGACGCCGGCCACGCCATCACCGAGGCGGTCCTCGGCCTGATCCCGCTCGGCGCCCGCGAGCAGCAGAAGCGCTGGAAGTCCCTGGCCAAGGCGTGGATCACCGGCGAGACCTACGCCCCGATCCTGCGCTCGGCCACCCCGGCCCGGGTCGCCCTGGTCAAGACGGTGCTGGACGACCCGCTGGTCAGCCCGGCCCCCGCCACCGCCGACCACCGCCAACTCCCGTCCATAGCAAGGGCGGTGCACACCCGCCCGGAGTGGTCCTGGACGGTCGGCCTCTCCGGACGCAAGATCGCCCGCTTCGAGGCGATCAACGGCGAGAACCAGCGCGGCTGGCACACCGGCGACGGCGCCACCTACCTCTACGACGCCGACAACGGCCACTACACGGACGCCTACTGGCCCACCGTCGACTGCCGGCGCCTGCCCGGCACCACCGTCGACTCGCTGCCGCTCGCCACCAGCGCCGGCGCCCAGACCCTCCCCCCGACCGCCTTCGCCGGCGGCGCCGCCCTGGACGCAGCCCTCGGCGGCTACGGCGCCCTCGGCCTGGACCTGGTTCCGTACGGATCGCCGATGCGCGCCCGCAAGTCCTGGTTCTGCCTGGACGACTGCGTGGTGGCGCTCGGCGCCGGCATCACCGGCGGCAGCGGCCACCCGATCGAGACCATCGTGGAGAACCGCAACCTCGGCGAGTCCGGCGCCAACCGGCTCACCGTCGACGGCCGTCCGCAGCCCACCGCGCCCGGCTGGTCGGCCGAGTTCACCGGCGCCCGATGGGCTCATCTGGACGGCGTGGCCGGCTACGTCTTCCCGGGCCCCCGCGGCGCCGACCTCAGGGCGCTCCGCGAGGCCCGCACGGGCGCCTGGTCCGACATCGACGACGGGCCCAGCACCGGCGGCACCACGACCCCCTACACCCGCCGCTACGCGACCCTCTGGTTCGACCACGGCACGGCGCCCGACAACGCCTCCTACGCCTACCTGGTGCTGCCGGGCGCCGGCGTCGCCAAAACCCTGGCCACCGCGGTCGCCAACCCGGTCGAGATCCTCGCCGCCACCGCCTCCCAGCAGGCGATCCGGGTCCGCTCACTCGGCCTGACCGCGGTGGTCTTCTTCGCCGCGGGCAGCGCTGCCGGCATCACCGTCAGCGCCCCCTGCACCGTGCTGACCAGGACCGTCCGGGGACGTACGGTGCTGGCCGCGGCCGATGCCACGCTCAGCCTCACGTCGCTGACGGTGACCGTCGGCCGCCGCAGGCCGCTCACCGTGGACCTCACCCAGGGCCTCCCGGGCGCCACCCACCAGCTCCAGCTGACAGACTGA